The following proteins are co-located in the Tardibacter chloracetimidivorans genome:
- a CDS encoding DUF924 family protein, giving the protein MPIEAEEVLQFWLSETPMERRFVRDKALDAAIRERFGALHARLAEKVPQEWRDRPRGLLAAVIVLDQFSRNLYRDDPRAFAQDEAARALMREALDKGWDRLLGVEEKWFLYMPLMHSEDLADQELSVELYRALGMKDVLDFAIRHRDQIACFGRFPQRNDVLERDSTAAEAAFLKEPGSRF; this is encoded by the coding sequence GTGCCGATCGAAGCCGAAGAGGTTCTGCAATTCTGGCTGTCCGAAACCCCGATGGAGCGTCGCTTTGTGCGCGACAAGGCGCTGGACGCGGCGATCCGGGAGCGTTTTGGCGCCCTGCACGCGCGGCTGGCGGAAAAGGTGCCGCAGGAGTGGCGCGACAGGCCGCGCGGCCTGCTGGCCGCCGTGATCGTGCTGGATCAGTTCTCGCGCAATCTCTATCGTGATGATCCGCGCGCCTTTGCCCAGGACGAGGCGGCGCGGGCGCTGATGCGCGAAGCGCTCGACAAGGGTTGGGACAGGCTGCTTGGCGTGGAGGAAAAATGGTTCCTCTACATGCCGCTGATGCACAGCGAGGATCTGGCCGATCAGGAGCTTTCGGTGGAGCTTTACCGCGCGCTGGGCATGAAGGACGTGCTGGACTTCGCAATCCGCCATCGCGACCAGATCGCGTGTTTCGGTCGTTTCCCGCAGCGAAACGACGTGCTGGAGCGCGACAGCACGGCGGCTGAAGCGGCCTTTCTGAAAGAACCCGGCAGCCGCTTTTGA